A single window of Apium graveolens cultivar Ventura unplaced genomic scaffold, ASM990537v1 ctg7920, whole genome shotgun sequence DNA harbors:
- the LOC141704497 gene encoding uncharacterized protein LOC141704497: MMLCCNCCGDLSISVIQSWLRDYDRLQSFAVILIYIQIGCSLIGALGALYNGVSLINLVIGLFALVAIESSSQSLARTYAVLLCSAVLLDICWFILFTHDIWTISSESYGKLVIFSVKLTLLMQIVGFSVRVSSSLLWIQMYRLGVSYVDHSNPQEGDLDLRNSFINPSTPVIARQPSGSDDVLGGSIYDPAYYSSLFEDGLEHGYSFRSDNLRFVEGGSLPDASACLLKPSISKSFQTINDNKNSMRRESV; the protein is encoded by the exons ATGATGCTTTGTTGTAATTGTTGTGGTGATTTGAGCATTTCTGTTATTCAATCCTGGCTTCGTGATTATGATAGGCTTCAATCCTTCGCTGTCATTCTCATCTACATTCAG ATTGGATGTTCTTTGATTGGAGCGCTAGGCGCACTGTATAATGGAGTATCGTTGATCAATTTGGTAATAGGTTTGTTTGCACTTGTGGCTATTGAGAGTAGTAGTCAGAGCCTCGCTAGAACGTATGCTGTGCTTCTTTGCAGTGCTGTTTTGCTCgatatctgttggtttattctTTTCACCCATGACATCTG GACTATATCTTCAGAGAGTTATGGGAAGTTAGTTATCTTCTCAGTGAAGCTTACTCTGTTGATGCAAATTGTTGGTTTCTCTGTAAGGGTATCATCATCATTACTGTGGATTCAGATGTACAGATTGGGTGTATCATATGTAGACCATAGCAATCCCCAAGAGGGGGATCTGGATCTGAGAAATAGTTTTATAAATCCTTCAACTCCTGTTATTGCGAGGCAGCCCTCAGGTTCTGATGATGTTCTAGGAGGCTCTATATATGATCCAGCCTATTACTCATCTCTTTTTGAGGATGGTCTAGAACATGGATATTCATTCAGG AGTGACAACCTAAGGTTTGTTGAGGGTGGATCTCTGCCTGATGCCAGTGCTTGTTTGCTGAAGCCATCCATCAGCAAATCCTTTCAGACTATAAAC gataataaaaATTCAATGAGAAGGGAAAGTGTATGA
- the LOC141704490 gene encoding E3 ubiquitin-protein ligase SIRP1-like yields the protein MDENRDGSTGFWCHMCNQIVDPVMEVETIKCPFCLGGFVEEIETAPAVNPFRGNDNNNHSAEFGGVEGDSDRSLSLWAPILLGMMSNPRRRRRIRRFPEDDDEGEVRGGDEEHEHHNRHQHHHPEGERELDRELESIIRRRRRSSATILQLLQGIRAGIQSESENNGESDNETNRDHSNNRERERVILINPFNQTIIVQSSYGSGNNTGSQNPVGSLGDYFIGPGLDLLLQHLAENDPNRYGTPPAQKEAVEALPTVKVDGNLQCSVCLEDFEVGAEAKEMPCKHRFHSDCIFPWLELHSSCPVCRHQLPCDDSKPDNISSRGMGETNHENNSAEVDVEGTNGTPRRFNVPWPFSNLFSSSGSPTTNANSSSTGSSTNASGNSTRTEEN from the coding sequence ATGGATGAGAATAGAGATGGTTCAACTGGTTTCTGGTGTCATATGTGTAACCAGATAGTTGATCCTGTTATGGAGGTTGAGACCATCAAATGTCCCTTTTGTCTAGGTGGTTTTGTAGAGGAAATCGAGACTGCTCCTGCTGTGAATCCGTTCCGTGGCAACGATAACAACAACCATTCGGCTGAATTTGGAGGGGTTGAAGGTGATTCTGATCGCTCACTTTCCCTATGGGCTCCTATTTTGCTTGGTATGATGAGTAATCCTCGTCGTAGGCGTAGAATTAGGCGTTttcctgaggatgatgatgagGGAGAAGTACGAGGTGGAGATGAAGAACATGAACACCATAATCGTCATCAGCATCATCATCCGGAAGGGGAGAGGGAACTTGATCGAGAATTGGAGTCTATTATTCGTAGGAGGAGGAGGAGCTCAGCAACTATTCTTCAACTACTTCAAGGCATTCGAGCTGGAATACAATCTGAGTCAGAAAATAATGGTGAATCGGATAATGAGACCAACAGGGATCACAGTAATAATCGAGAAAGGGAGCGTGTCATTCTGATCAACCCGTTCAATCAGACAATTATTGTCCAGAGTTCATATGGCTCAGGCAACAACACTGGAAGTCAGAATCCGGTTGGATCATTGGGTGATTACTTCATAGGCCCTGGGTTAGACTTGCTTCTGCAGCATTTAGCCGAAAATGACCCTAACAGGTATGGCACTCCACCTGCACAGAAGGAAGCGGTGGAAGCATTGCCTACTGTCAAAGTTGATGGGAACCTGCAGTGTTCAGTTTGTTTGGAGGACTTTGAAGTTGGGGCCGAAGCAAAGGAAATGCCTTGTAAACATAGGTTCCATAGCGATTGTATTTTCCCATGGCTCGAGCTGCACAGTTCATGTCCTGTTTGCAGGCATCAGTTGCCTTGTGACGACTCAAAGCCCGATAATATCAGCAGCCGAGGCATGGGCGAAACCAATCATGAAAACAATAGTGCTGAAGTTGATGTGGAGGGGACAAATGGAACCCCGAGACGATTTAACGTGCCTTGGCCTTTTAGTAATTTGTTCTCATCCTCAGGGTCCCCCACGACGAATGCAAACTCATCTTCAACAGGGTCATCGACAAATGCATCCGGAAATTCCACTCGTACAGAAGAAAATTGA